ACGACGTCAAAGCCCAGTTGCCGCGCGAAGGCAAGAAACGCGGCGTCTTCCGGGGATCCATGGCTTTCCCCCGCGTGGAGGCACAGGAGCTTGGGGACGCTTTTGGGAAAATCCTGACTGTTGACGAGATTCACGAAGCGGCTGTCCAAATTGAGGAAAACGCTCAAGATCAGCTTCACCCGGCCGCTTTCCGCCGGAATCCGCAAAAGATTGCCGTCCATCACTTTTTGCAGGCAGTCGAGGACATAGTCCTGCTTTTCTTTGCGCAAAAATTTCAGGGGATAACGGGGATGCTGACGGATTTTTTCCCGGTAGAGCCGTCCTTGGGGGGCCATGGCCTCAAAATTGCTCCGGAGCGTCTCGGGCCGGATCCGGATAAAGGGAAAGTCCGAAAAATACAGATAGTTTCCTTTCATGAATCCCTTGATCCAACGCCAATAGGCTTTGATCTCTCCGCCGGGTACGCCCAGAATCTTCGCGCAAAGGAGGGGAATCACGACTTTATCCCTCAACGATTCAAAGCCGGGCCGGAATCCCGCGTCTTGGGGCCAGAGAAGGCCGATTTCCTCGAGGGTCGTCTTGAGAATCAACGGAATGGCGTCCTGAAAAACCTGATTTTCATAGATTTCCGTCCCGCCGTAGAGCGCTTTCCGGATCTCCTGCTGCGCCCGGGAAGCGGTCGTGCCGATGGGGGCCCCTGCCGCGATATCGGGAAATTTTCCCGCCTCCATGGTCGTTTTGCCCTCGATCGTCAGAAGATCGGGAATCTCCGTGAGGAAGGCG
Above is a window of Fusobacteriaceae bacterium DNA encoding:
- a CDS encoding YceG family protein, with amino-acid sequence MKKNERAAGPGTVINDWMRADILESALLPKGERGETPGVCHTLFVEARGAENPYEYAETLGKWKLRLDHLRRPLVLVEGEFPTPEHEEATKAGDDGVTSFEIAQNYGARIYFPARPELETKIKNAFLALLLGDGVVSVDVTRQRAAALLSWIKRYIPALFPEINDENYPVFIGYNLRPGETGTLFLRLLSRLPCDVLIFQPEGESAFLTEIPDLLTIEGKTTMEAGKFPDIAAGAPIGTTASRAQQEIRKALYGGTEIYENQVFQDAIPLILKTTLEEIGLLWPQDAGFRPGFESLRDKVVIPLLCAKILGVPGGEIKAYWRWIKGFMKGNYLYFSDFPFIRIRPETLRSNFEAMAPQGRLYREKIRQHPRYPLKFLRKEKQDYVLDCLQKVMDGNLLRIPAESGRVKLILSVFLNLDSRFVNLVNSQDFPKSVPKLLCLHAGESHGSPEDAAFLAFARQLGFDVVFFAPTGYQSVESWFRERFFTEHEAGPYQYQLHVPDFETVKTETENGFFRKLFRW